A single region of the Vicia villosa cultivar HV-30 ecotype Madison, WI linkage group LG4, Vvil1.0, whole genome shotgun sequence genome encodes:
- the LOC131598400 gene encoding uncharacterized protein LOC131598400 yields the protein MQNFVNGLKLKTKQLIDTAAGGSTNFKTATEIKKIIDAIAANEHLELYDRSVNQPEGLVDLKLSNQVVKMEDQIAAEVERRLKQMALEKQTVAQVQPVQPTQAVNCDICGGPHFAMHCVATAQQVEEINFLKQNNPYSNTYNPGWKNHPNFSWKDQQGNVPKQGAVPYQSLPQQQQYRPPQQPYQQPYQQQHQQFQPQGPRKADWEIAIEKMMSQIAQQMANPQQSGALPSATVTNPKDHTNVSAISTRSGKAKEVVEENAEEEEPLLEVDVEIKENEVEAEDVVILEPVTKGKIIEPKPAVKLPFPTRNKKKGQHEKNFEKFLEMFKKLELNIPFLEALEQMPTYAKFMKDIISKKRTIEHDPIILTETCSAILQGMKIPVKKKDRGSVTIPCTIGDRSFKKALIDLGASVSLMPLSIYKRLGIGKVQDTRMTLQFADHSVKRPYGIVEDVLVKIDKFVFPVDFVILEMPEDEEIPIILGRPFLETGRCLIDIEEGTMTLKIYANEKSLETQQLPLNKVLSLSIFDEEDAVDEKEVEVVAMMEATPIFKSSRPNRWEDLRKPLVEEKKDEPKKGAELKQLPENLKYVFLDTESRCPAIISSRLESLQENRLVEVLKKHKGAM from the exons atgcagaattttgtgaatggtctTAAACTGAAGACAAAGCAACTTATTGACACAGCTGCgggtggctcaacaaatttcaaaacagcCACGGAGATCAAGAAGATTATTGATGCTATCGCGGcaaatgaacacttggagttatatgaccgcaGTGTTAATCAGCCCGAAGGGTTAGTCGATTTAAAATTGTCAAACCAAGTTGTTAagatggaagaccaaattgcggCTGAAGTTGAACGAAGACTGAAACAAATGGCCCTCGAAAAGCAAACTGTAGCACAGGTTCAACCAGTTCAGCCAACTCAAGCGGTAAATTGTGATATttgtggaggacctcattttgccatgcattgtgtggcaacagcCCAACAGGTGGAAGAAATCAATTTTCTGAAGCAGAACAATCCCTACTCCAACACTTACAATCcgggatggaaaaatcatccgaatttctcctggaaagatcaacaagggaATGTTCCTAAACAAGGAGCTGTGCCATATCAAAgtctaccacaacaacaacaatatcgcCCACCGCAACAACCATATCAACAGCCATACCAGCAGCAACATCAACAATTTCAGCCACAGGGACCAAGAAAAGCAGACTGGGAGATcgccattgaaaagatg ATGAGTCAAATTGCACAACAAATGGCAAATCCTCAACAATCGGGTGCTCTACCTAGTGCCACGGTTACAAATCCTAAAGACCACACTAATGTGAGTGCTATAAGCACTAGGAGTGGTAAAGCCAAAGAAGTTGTGGAAGAAAATGCTGAAGAAGAAGAGCCGTTGCTTGAAGTTGATGTGGAAATAAAGGAAAATGAGGTAGAAGCTGAAGATGTGGTGATACTAGAACCGGTGACGAAAGGGAAGATTATTGAGCCAAAACCGGCTGTTAAACTTCCTTTTCCCACTAGAAATAAAAAGAAGGGGCAGCatgagaagaattttgaaaaattcttggagatgttcaagaaacttgaaTTGAATATTCCATTCCTAGAGGCATTGGAGCAAATGCCTACCTATGCCAAGTTCATGAAGGATATTATATCCAAGAAAAGGACTATCGAGCATGATCCGATTATTCTAaccgaaacttgtagtgctattttgcagggtatgaaaATTCCGGTGAAAAAGAAGGATCGAGGTTCTGtgactattccttgtaccattgGGGATAGATCTTTCAAGAAAGCCCTTATTGATTTGGGggcaagtgtgagtcttatgccGCTGTCCATTTACAAGAGATTGGGGATAGGTAAAGTgcaagatacaagaatgacactccaaTTTGCTGACCATTCTGTGAAGAGACCCTACGGGATAGTAGAAGATGTGCTTGTTAAAATTGACAAATTTGTGTTTCCGGTGGACTTTGTTATTTTAGAGATGCCGGAAGATGAAGAGATCCCAATCATAttgggaagaccattcttagaaaCCGGAAGATGTTTGATAGACATAGAAGAAGGTACAATGACTCTgaag ATATATGCAAATGAAAAGTCCTTGGAAACACAACAATTACCTTTGAACAAAGTGTTGAGTTTATCAATTTTTGATGAGGAGGACGCGGTTGATGAAAAAGAGGTGGAAGTGGTAGCCATGATGGAAGCAACACCAATCTTTAAAAGCTCTCGACCAAACCGATGGGAAGATCTTAGGAAACCATTGGTGGAGGAAAAGAAAGATGAACCGAAGAAAGGGGCTGAATTGAAACAACTGCCGGAAAACTTGAAGTATGTCTTTTTAGACACCGAAAGTAGGTGTCCGGCGATCATAAGTTCCCGCCTTGAAAGTCTTCAAGAGAATAGGCTCGTGGAAGTGCTGAAAAAGCATAAAGGTGCTATGTGA